Within Oribacterium sp. oral taxon 102, the genomic segment AAACCGGGTGGAACTGGTGGAAGCAGGAAGCCTTTCCGGTGGAAATCAGCAGAAGATTGTTCTCGGAAAATGGCTGGCAATTAAACCGGATGTGCTTATTCTGGATGAACCGACCAGAGGCGTAGATGTAAATGCTAAATTTGAGATATATTCGGTTATCAATGAACTGGCAAAAGAAGGAATAGCAATCATTATGGTATCCAGTGAATTACCGGAAATCATCAATATGTGCGACAACGTATGTATTATTAAGGCCGGTAAGATGCCAGGAATGCTTGGAAAAGATGAGCTGGATCAGGAAAGAATTATGCAGTTTGCAGCGGGAGGCGAAGAATGATGAACGAAAAGAAATCGACAGCAGGCAATTCTATATTGTCTGTGTTTACAGGAAATACGGGAATTATTGGAGTACTTGTGATTTTGTGTGTGATTGTTGCTCTGGCAACGGATAAATTCCTGACACCTGGCAATATTATTTCCGTACTCAGACAGATTTCAATCAACACATACATTGCATTGGGAATGACATTAATTATTATTCTTGGACATATCGATCTGGCAGTAGGAGCGATCGTGGCGATGAGCGGTACCTTAACCGTTGGTTTCGTTGTAAACCAGGGAATGCCGATTGGCGTGGCAATTGCAGCCGGAATTGCAATCGGAATCCTGGCTGGTCTGATTGATGGTGTAGTTGTATCGAAATTCCGGGTTCCGGCATTCATTATTACCATGGCAATGATGAATGTCTGCAATGGTATTGCCTATGTCTATTCAGGCGGACAGTCTACCCGTATTACAGATAAATTCTTTATTGCAATCGGTACAGGATATCTGTTTAACATCATTCCTCTTCCGGTAGTATATATGATTATTTTAATTGCAGTCTTCAGCTTTCTGCTTTCAAAGACAAAATTTGGTACTTACGTATATGCGATTGGTGGAAATAGAGAGGCAGCACGTCTTTCGGGTGTTCCGATTAAAAAAGTAGAGATTATCGTATTTACACTTTCAGGAGCATTGGCTGCCTTTGCCGGTCTGGTGTTAGCGTCCAGAATGTATTCCGGACAGCCTTCAGTCGGAAGCGGCTATGAGATGGATGCGATTGCAGCCTGCGTACTGGGTGGAACATCCATGGCAGGCGGCCGCGGACGCATCAGCGGCACTGTTTTTGGAGCAATGGTAATTGGTATTATTTCCAATGGTCTGAACCTGATTGGTGTCAGCTCCTATTGGCAGCTCATTGTAAAAGGCCTGATTATTGCCTGCGCAGTTGTTCTGGATTCCCAGAAAGGAAATCTGGCACTTTTAAGAAAGAAGAAATAGTTTTTTGATAGAGAAGGAGAGCAGATATGGACTTTTTCAGAAAAATGTCATTTGCGGATTCCACCGGTGATGCGATTCCGTTTTATCATGAAGGCAAATATCATATTTTTTCACTGACATCCCCGCCAGGAACCACGGTATATCCGGCGAGATTGCGTACTACCTGGAGCCACTCCGTTTCAGAGGATCTGGTGCACTGGGAGGAGCTGCCGACGG encodes:
- a CDS encoding ABC transporter permease, producing MMNEKKSTAGNSILSVFTGNTGIIGVLVILCVIVALATDKFLTPGNIISVLRQISINTYIALGMTLIIILGHIDLAVGAIVAMSGTLTVGFVVNQGMPIGVAIAAGIAIGILAGLIDGVVVSKFRVPAFIITMAMMNVCNGIAYVYSGGQSTRITDKFFIAIGTGYLFNIIPLPVVYMIILIAVFSFLLSKTKFGTYVYAIGGNREAARLSGVPIKKVEIIVFTLSGALAAFAGLVLASRMYSGQPSVGSGYEMDAIAACVLGGTSMAGGRGRISGTVFGAMVIGIISNGLNLIGVSSYWQLIVKGLIIACAVVLDSQKGNLALLRKKK